In a genomic window of Niallia taxi:
- a CDS encoding anti sigma factor C-terminal domain-containing protein: protein MSLTVNISKQDDKRKTIRFLTVGIIIAVTALYIVAYFNLKHDVEKENMLLNSVQGANTQWKSSGKEFHLWSAISYFQEEKTIGEQKVVTSSLKEKVSVLGNMESNLEVSILADSSYEDDGSKELFFYDPKTDYENLPQELNMLADMNSNTMAEVALSFDNSYSLTEIEDILGSKHVNWLWVDTATDAELQEMNMSLIEDNAYAGDTTIGFQVKGAGFVSHGQVFLDKLKKLSDDEAYRKEAELVLSGISKSTFPSVKDIKVRGAVISGTPEQLAAFMKVKMIKASTIGTKIHQI from the coding sequence ATGAGTTTAACTGTTAATATATCTAAACAGGACGACAAGCGTAAAACTATACGGTTTTTGACAGTGGGTATCATTATTGCTGTAACCGCATTATACATAGTAGCTTATTTCAATTTAAAGCATGATGTAGAGAAAGAAAATATGCTCTTAAATTCAGTGCAAGGCGCAAATACACAGTGGAAAAGCTCAGGTAAGGAATTTCATTTGTGGAGTGCGATTTCCTATTTCCAAGAAGAAAAAACGATTGGCGAACAAAAAGTTGTCACAAGTTCATTGAAGGAGAAGGTTAGTGTTCTTGGCAATATGGAATCGAATTTAGAAGTTTCCATTTTAGCAGACAGCAGCTATGAAGATGACGGAAGCAAAGAACTGTTTTTTTATGATCCGAAAACAGACTATGAGAATCTACCGCAGGAGCTGAACATGCTGGCTGACATGAACAGCAATACAATGGCAGAGGTTGCACTTTCCTTCGATAATTCCTATTCTTTAACAGAAATAGAGGATATACTTGGCTCCAAGCATGTTAATTGGCTGTGGGTAGACACAGCAACAGATGCAGAATTACAAGAAATGAATATGTCGCTAATTGAAGATAATGCTTACGCTGGGGATACAACAATCGGTTTTCAAGTGAAAGGGGCCGGATTTGTTAGTCATGGACAAGTATTCCTTGATAAACTAAAAAAACTAAGTGATGATGAAGCATATCGAAAAGAAGCTGAACTCGTTTTATCTGGAATAAGTAAAAGTACTTTTCCGTCCGTAAAAGATATCAAAGTGAGAGGCGCTGTTATTTCAGGCACGCCAGAACAGTTGGCT